In Panacibacter ginsenosidivorans, the following proteins share a genomic window:
- a CDS encoding metallophosphoesterase family protein gives MRIALFSDIHANLPALEACLKNIDEQKPDAIYCLGDLVGYNIWANEVINEIRRRGIPTISGNYDQGIGLMSDECGCAYKTDGEKDMGKISISFTNSIVKPEERKYLRTLPAHIKVEFQLNNDKLNLLLVHGSPRKINEYLFEDRDEKSMIRIMEQADADILCFGHTHKPYHRILPTEAGENPHYRHAINIGSVGKPKDHNPKGCYAMLTINADSSITNKDAVQIEFIRFDYDVEKAAKAVEDSPLPNEYADMLRKGY, from the coding sequence ATGCGGATAGCACTCTTTAGCGACATTCACGCAAACCTTCCGGCATTGGAAGCATGCTTAAAGAACATTGACGAACAAAAACCCGACGCTATTTATTGCCTGGGTGATTTAGTTGGTTACAACATCTGGGCAAATGAAGTCATTAATGAAATAAGACGAAGAGGCATTCCAACCATTTCAGGCAACTACGACCAGGGCATTGGTTTAATGAGTGATGAATGTGGTTGTGCTTATAAAACAGATGGCGAAAAAGATATGGGTAAAATTTCCATCAGCTTCACTAATTCAATTGTAAAGCCGGAAGAAAGAAAATATTTAAGAACATTACCGGCACATATCAAAGTAGAGTTTCAATTGAATAATGATAAACTTAATTTGTTGTTAGTACATGGCAGCCCAAGAAAGATCAATGAATACTTATTTGAAGACAGGGATGAAAAAAGCATGATAAGAATAATGGAGCAGGCAGATGCAGATATATTGTGCTTCGGCCATACGCACAAACCTTACCATAGAATACTTCCGACGGAAGCAGGTGAAAATCCTCATTATCGCCATGCGATCAATATTGGTTCAGTAGGCAAGCCAAAAGACCATAACCCTAAAGGTTGTTATGCAATGCTTACCATAAATGCAGACAGCAGTATCACAAATAAAGATGCTGTCCAGATTGAGTTCATAAGATTTGATTATGATGTAGAGAAAGCCGCTAAGGCAGTTGAGGACAGTCCTTTACCAAACGAATATGCAGACATGCTGAGAAAAGGTTATTAA
- the merTP gene encoding mercuric transport protein MerTP, whose product MISLKSLGTFSSAGLLSAIAASLCCITPVIALLAGSSSIAANFSWIEPARPYLIGLSIAVLAFAWYMILKPTKTNDMDCNCETTKKPSFRQSKKFLSIITVFAILMMAFPLYAKVFFPKPKTQATMLAVVDNKQQVKFTIQGMSCAGCELEVNNELSKVNGVIAYKTSYAGKSSLVTFDKSKVDVKTIEAAINKTGYTVKSYVFMNASSAEVSFYEAPLVCHAAPSIGCGSKAKFMLVDLEKYNDAVEGAWLNKTGTVVAVKWNASTNESKQTEIINVVSTSHNIALNPVPPSEASNYAKSFPNSSQWFKGKAVDQLSKEEAQIIAKNTIAGYKKDGLVKPSFEKQFQADIAKIYENLFLSISSYKELTTEAYNKVEEDIQQAGEKYVGKGKMPRVELCEASEEKCEKDKSCSQGSGKSCCDKEQ is encoded by the coding sequence ATGATAAGTTTAAAATCACTAGGCACCTTCAGCAGCGCAGGTTTGTTGTCGGCTATTGCAGCTTCACTTTGTTGCATTACACCTGTCATTGCATTGCTTGCCGGTAGCAGCAGCATAGCGGCCAACTTTTCATGGATAGAACCTGCAAGACCATATTTGATAGGTTTATCAATTGCTGTACTTGCCTTTGCATGGTATATGATATTAAAACCAACTAAAACTAATGATATGGATTGCAATTGTGAAACAACAAAGAAGCCTTCATTCCGTCAATCAAAAAAATTTCTTAGCATAATAACTGTATTTGCTATTCTAATGATGGCATTTCCTTTGTATGCAAAAGTATTTTTTCCAAAGCCTAAAACACAGGCAACAATGCTTGCAGTAGTTGATAATAAGCAACAGGTAAAATTTACGATACAGGGTATGAGTTGTGCAGGTTGTGAGTTAGAAGTAAACAATGAACTGTCAAAAGTAAATGGAGTAATTGCTTATAAAACTTCTTATGCAGGTAAAAGTAGTTTGGTCACTTTTGATAAATCAAAAGTTGATGTAAAAACAATTGAAGCAGCGATCAACAAAACAGGTTATACAGTAAAAAGTTATGTTTTTATGAATGCATCCAGTGCCGAAGTTTCATTTTACGAAGCTCCATTAGTTTGTCATGCAGCGCCATCTATTGGCTGTGGCAGCAAAGCAAAATTTATGTTAGTTGATTTGGAAAAGTACAATGATGCGGTAGAAGGAGCATGGTTAAATAAAACGGGAACGGTAGTTGCTGTAAAGTGGAATGCCAGTACAAATGAAAGCAAGCAAACTGAAATCATAAATGTAGTTAGCACCAGCCACAATATTGCACTAAATCCAGTTCCTCCATCAGAAGCAAGCAACTATGCTAAATCATTTCCCAATAGTAGCCAATGGTTCAAAGGCAAAGCAGTAGATCAACTAAGTAAAGAAGAAGCACAGATCATTGCAAAAAACACCATTGCAGGTTATAAGAAGGATGGTCTTGTAAAGCCTTCTTTTGAAAAACAGTTTCAAGCAGACATTGCAAAGATTTACGAAAACCTGTTTCTTTCTATTTCGTCTTATAAAGAGTTAACCACAGAAGCCTACAACAAAGTAGAAGAAGATATTCAACAAGCCGGAGAGAAATATGTTGGCAAAGGAAAGATGCCACGGGTAGAGCTTTGTGAAGCTTCTGAAGAAAAATGCGAAAAAGACAAATCATGTTCACAAGGCAGTGGTAAATCATGCTGCGATAAAGAACAATAA
- a CDS encoding heavy metal-binding domain-containing protein, with protein MKKLIILLFAVTASLATFAQKAKAPTPEIISSTVTVIETYSCPMHPDVTSDKTGKCTKCGSDLLLSKKELLKREVVKIYSCSMHPEVVSYTAGKCSRCGMDLLVSKKEQLKREVVRLYTCGMHPEVVSDTMGRCPVCGMGLVEKKSTADNKTPM; from the coding sequence ATGAAAAAACTAATCATCCTGTTATTTGCAGTAACAGCCTCCCTGGCAACATTTGCACAAAAAGCAAAGGCGCCTACGCCGGAAATCATAAGCAGTACGGTCACTGTTATTGAAACTTATTCCTGTCCCATGCACCCGGATGTGACCAGTGATAAGACTGGTAAATGCACAAAATGCGGATCGGATTTACTGCTTTCAAAAAAGGAATTATTAAAAAGAGAAGTAGTAAAGATTTATAGCTGTTCTATGCATCCTGAAGTGGTTAGCTATACAGCAGGCAAATGTTCCAGGTGTGGCATGGACCTGTTGGTCTCTAAGAAAGAACAGTTAAAAAGGGAAGTGGTAAGACTATACACTTGCGGTATGCACCCTGAAGTAGTGAGCGACACAATGGGCAGATGTCCTGTATGCGGGATGGGTCTCGTAGAAAAAAAATCAACAGCAGATAACAAAACCCCGATGTAA
- a CDS encoding sigma-70 family RNA polymerase sigma factor, translating to MNSCTTSIKIWEDHSDKLKAFICSKVNGDDNCHDILHDLFLKIRENEERIKWIEQPASYVIKMAQNAIIDYYRSQKKTLQPLQSDYISDEEQLSEIQLADCCLLSFIKALPPLYSEALILTELEGFSQKHLAEKLNISYTGVKSRVQRARKMLKQAILDCCPYQFDKYGNIIGCCK from the coding sequence ATGAATTCATGCACAACTTCGATAAAAATTTGGGAAGACCATAGCGATAAGCTTAAGGCATTTATTTGCAGTAAAGTAAATGGTGATGACAATTGCCATGATATTTTGCATGATTTATTTTTAAAAATCAGAGAGAACGAAGAACGGATTAAATGGATTGAGCAGCCAGCTTCTTATGTAATAAAAATGGCTCAGAATGCCATTATAGATTATTATAGATCTCAAAAGAAAACGCTCCAGCCATTACAAAGCGACTATATCAGTGATGAAGAACAATTATCGGAGATACAATTAGCCGACTGTTGTCTCTTATCATTCATAAAAGCACTGCCACCCCTCTACAGCGAGGCACTAATACTTACAGAACTGGAAGGATTTTCGCAAAAGCATTTAGCAGAAAAATTAAACATTTCCTACACCGGCGTAAAGTCAAGAGTGCAAAGAGCACGGAAGATGCTCAAACAAGCAATCCTTGACTGTTGCCCTTACCAGTTTGATAAATATGGAAATATTATAGGCTGCTGCAAATAA
- a CDS encoding heavy metal-binding domain-containing protein: protein MKQTIIASMLFAASVFAACNSSSSSDSKKDTMATTPASDTSKMISAVKYTCTMHPEVISDTAGKCPKCGMEMVPIKDSSMQKMDMDTMKH from the coding sequence ATGAAACAAACAATCATTGCATCTATGCTTTTTGCAGCATCCGTTTTTGCAGCCTGTAACAGCAGCAGTTCTTCAGACAGCAAGAAGGACACTATGGCAACAACACCAGCTTCTGACACCTCAAAAATGATAAGCGCAGTAAAATATACCTGCACCATGCATCCTGAAGTGATCAGCGACACAGCAGGCAAATGTCCTAAGTGCGGTATGGAAATGGTTCCGATAAAAGATTCATCTATGCAGAAAATGGATATGGATACAATGAAACATTAA
- a CDS encoding GDCCVxC domain-containing (seleno)protein, with the protein MAKTIMLQSTIACPKCGFQKEETMPTDACTYFYKCTNCETLLKPKQGDCCVFCSYGTVKCPPIQAGVSCCS; encoded by the coding sequence ATGGCAAAAACAATAATGCTTCAATCAACAATAGCTTGTCCTAAATGCGGTTTTCAGAAAGAAGAAACAATGCCCACAGATGCTTGCACTTACTTTTATAAATGTACAAATTGCGAAACATTACTAAAGCCAAAGCAAGGCGATTGTTGCGTATTTTGTTCTTATGGTACTGTTAAGTGCCCGCCAATTCAGGCAGGGGTTTCATGCTGTTCCTAA
- a CDS encoding arsenite methyltransferase, producing the protein METQEQLKELVRQKYSEIALQEKEPNQSSCCGSGCCGTDVYNIMTDDYAQVEGYNADADLGLGCGLPTQFAQIKKGDTVIDLGSGAGNDAFIARHETGETGRVIGIDFTPAMIERARKNNEVRGFNNVEFRQGDIEHMPVTANAADVIVSNCVLNLVPNKDAVIKEIYRVLKPGGHFSISDIVLEGDLPKEIREAAEMYAGCVSGAIQKRVYMELIEANGFKMITIQKDKPIIIPDDILSQYLSAEQIGEFKNSGVGIRSVTVYAEKPLTENKSCCGPDCCN; encoded by the coding sequence ATGGAAACACAAGAACAATTAAAAGAACTGGTAAGGCAGAAATACAGTGAAATTGCTTTGCAGGAAAAAGAACCAAATCAAAGTTCATGCTGCGGTTCAGGCTGTTGCGGTACAGATGTATATAACATCATGACAGATGACTATGCGCAGGTAGAAGGTTATAATGCTGATGCAGACCTTGGTTTAGGTTGCGGCTTGCCAACACAATTTGCCCAAATAAAAAAAGGCGATACAGTAATTGACCTCGGCAGCGGCGCAGGAAACGATGCATTTATAGCAAGACATGAAACAGGCGAAACAGGAAGAGTAATTGGAATAGATTTTACACCTGCAATGATAGAAAGAGCAAGAAAGAATAATGAAGTAAGAGGCTTTAATAATGTAGAGTTCAGGCAGGGAGATATTGAGCACATGCCTGTAACAGCAAACGCTGCAGATGTAATAGTAAGTAATTGCGTGCTGAATCTTGTTCCCAACAAAGATGCTGTTATAAAAGAAATATACAGGGTTTTAAAACCAGGTGGGCACTTTTCTATTTCTGATATTGTATTGGAAGGTGATCTTCCGAAAGAAATAAGAGAAGCAGCAGAAATGTATGCAGGTTGTGTTTCAGGTGCAATTCAGAAACGTGTTTACATGGAATTGATTGAAGCAAATGGTTTTAAAATGATAACCATTCAAAAAGATAAACCCATCATAATTCCAGATGATATACTCAGTCAATATTTATCAGCAGAACAAATTGGCGAGTTTAAAAACTCGGGTGTAGGAATAAGAAGTGTTACGGTGTATGCAGAAAAACCACTAACAGAAAATAAATCCTGTTGCGGTCCTGACTGCTGCAACTAA
- a CDS encoding phosphatase PAP2 family protein — translation MDTIKFPWSEYSQGAITNSLVRTVYLSNENEAKLPGLIHPPANSSDQTRAELDYLLSLQNSRTKEQIDRAQYIANIGSWFNILNPADPDYNENKKQLFYIADTIGSWYNYQNFPATTQLLLNCIQDIRVTEFRLKWNFKRPRPYQLEPKLQPLTQIKSPSFVSGHTLWAYTEAYIFSEIIPEKRESFIQRADEVRWSRELLGIHYPSDNEASRIVGWYLLKYWYNNPLFVKDLNKAKQEWAEKKSLYQK, via the coding sequence ATGGATACTATTAAATTTCCCTGGTCAGAGTATAGTCAAGGTGCCATTACCAATTCTTTGGTCCGTACAGTTTATTTAAGCAATGAAAATGAAGCAAAATTGCCAGGCTTAATCCATCCCCCTGCTAATAGCTCCGATCAGACAAGAGCAGAATTAGATTACCTGCTATCCCTTCAAAATAGTAGAACAAAGGAACAAATAGACAGGGCTCAATACATTGCAAACATTGGTTCATGGTTCAATATTTTAAATCCAGCAGACCCTGATTATAATGAAAACAAAAAGCAGCTTTTTTACATTGCTGATACTATTGGGAGTTGGTATAACTACCAAAACTTTCCCGCGACCACACAATTACTGCTAAATTGTATCCAGGATATTAGGGTTACTGAATTTCGGCTGAAATGGAATTTCAAACGGCCACGACCTTACCAATTGGAACCGAAGCTTCAACCATTAACACAAATTAAGTCGCCGTCATTCGTTAGTGGTCATACGCTTTGGGCATATACAGAAGCCTACATTTTTAGTGAAATTATTCCCGAAAAAAGAGAATCATTTATTCAACGTGCGGATGAAGTTCGTTGGTCAAGAGAATTGCTTGGCATCCACTATCCAAGCGATAATGAAGCATCAAGAATAGTAGGTTGGTATTTATTAAAATACTGGTACAATAATCCACTGTTTGTAAAAGATTTGAATAAAGCAAAACAAGAATGGGCAGAAAAGAAATCTTTATACCAAAAATAA
- a CDS encoding ArsR/SmtB family transcription factor: MNDNTCIRLFADHEQIKNCKDKLKTAQKSFVSLSNILALAGNEVRLKIVYLLEEEKELCPCDLADILGMSIPAISQHLRKMKDGNIVETRKEGQTIYYSLTQENLKILKPFFKHINVQTQKLETV, translated from the coding sequence ATGAATGATAATACTTGTATCCGTCTATTTGCGGACCATGAGCAGATAAAGAATTGCAAAGACAAATTAAAGACAGCACAGAAGTCTTTTGTAAGCTTGTCAAATATCTTGGCTTTGGCTGGAAATGAAGTAAGGCTGAAGATTGTTTATTTACTTGAAGAAGAAAAAGAGTTATGCCCCTGCGACCTTGCCGACATTCTGGGAATGTCCATTCCCGCAATATCTCAACATCTAAGGAAAATGAAAGATGGTAATATTGTAGAAACACGAAAAGAGGGGCAAACCATTTACTACTCCCTTACACAGGAAAATCTAAAGATTTTAAAACCATTTTTTAAACACATCAACGTACAAACTCAAAAACTGGAAACAGTATGA
- a CDS encoding MIP family channel protein gives MNKYIAELLGTFALVFCGTGAIVIDQQSAGAVTHVGVAITFGLIVMAMIYALGDISGAHMNPAVTIAFAIAKRFQLKQVLPYIISQLAGAFLASATLHYLFPTNATLGSTLPAGTEMQSFILEFILTFFLMLVIINVATGSKEQGMVAGLAIGSTVLLEAMFAGPICGASMNPARSITPAIVSGHTEHLWIYIAAPILGAALAIAIFKILHYKNNKNADSTL, from the coding sequence ATGAACAAATACATAGCAGAGCTACTGGGAACTTTTGCACTTGTGTTTTGCGGCACAGGTGCAATCGTCATTGACCAGCAATCAGCCGGCGCAGTTACACACGTGGGCGTTGCAATCACATTCGGTCTTATTGTAATGGCAATGATCTATGCTTTGGGTGATATATCAGGAGCACACATGAACCCTGCAGTTACAATTGCTTTTGCCATTGCAAAAAGATTTCAGCTAAAACAAGTTTTGCCATATATCATTAGCCAGTTAGCAGGAGCATTCTTAGCAAGTGCAACACTTCATTATTTGTTTCCCACAAATGCAACATTAGGATCAACATTACCTGCAGGAACAGAAATGCAGTCTTTTATTTTAGAGTTCATTCTAACCTTCTTTTTAATGCTTGTTATTATTAATGTAGCAACAGGCAGTAAAGAACAGGGAATGGTTGCAGGGCTTGCAATTGGTTCAACTGTTTTATTAGAAGCCATGTTTGCCGGTCCGATATGTGGAGCGAGTATGAACCCTGCAAGATCCATTACGCCGGCTATTGTTTCAGGACATACAGAACATCTTTGGATTTATATAGCTGCCCCAATACTTGGTGCAGCTTTAGCAATAGCAATATTTAAAATACTTCATTACAAAAACAATAAAAATGCGGATAGCACTCTTTAG
- a CDS encoding VOC family protein: protein MKMQKTIPALPVQSIKQSCEYYTNKLGFRIRHQEETFAIAVRDDIEIHLWQACDKSWKWRSIFLALRPIWTGAESFIAGTASCRIQVHGINELYEEYKRQGVLHSPDTVVQDQYWGHREFPAVDNHRNLLTFYEEIA from the coding sequence ATGAAGATGCAAAAGACAATACCGGCTTTACCTGTTCAGAGTATTAAACAATCATGTGAATATTATACAAACAAACTTGGTTTTAGAATAAGGCATCAAGAAGAAACATTTGCTATTGCAGTTCGTGATGATATTGAAATACATCTTTGGCAGGCATGTGATAAGTCTTGGAAATGGAGAAGCATCTTTTTAGCCCTAAGACCAATTTGGACAGGAGCAGAAAGTTTTATCGCAGGTACAGCAAGTTGCAGAATACAAGTTCATGGTATCAATGAATTATACGAAGAATACAAAAGGCAAGGTGTACTACACAGCCCGGACACAGTAGTTCAAGATCAATATTGGGGACATAGAGAATTTCCTGCCGTTGATAATCATAGAAACCTGCTTACTTTTTACGAGGAAATCGCATAG
- a CDS encoding HYC_CC_PP family protein: MKKLALILLTAVYMLSTVGIAVNQFYCCSKLKSVSFSLNSKEQNICKNETNSDGCCKTTHQYLKVKDSHFASDDVSLGEKYFSILHTDFPVFELTVPRIQQAVASNNINAPPLLSKNPIYIFNCTYRI, from the coding sequence ATGAAAAAACTTGCGCTCATACTATTAACTGCCGTTTATATGCTGTCCACAGTTGGGATAGCAGTAAACCAGTTTTATTGCTGCAGCAAGTTAAAATCTGTAAGTTTTTCATTAAATAGTAAAGAGCAAAATATTTGCAAAAACGAAACAAATAGTGATGGCTGTTGCAAAACAACGCATCAGTATCTGAAAGTAAAAGATTCCCATTTTGCTTCCGATGATGTGTCTTTAGGCGAAAAATACTTCTCTATTCTTCATACCGATTTTCCGGTATTTGAATTAACTGTTCCGCGAATACAACAGGCTGTTGCATCCAACAATATCAATGCCCCGCCACTGTTGTCAAAGAACCCTATTTATATATTCAACTGCACTTACAGGATTTAA
- a CDS encoding heavy-metal-associated domain-containing protein: protein MKTIKLLFAMLFAFATFQIANAQSDKTQRTIGVKTQTVKVSGTCDMDKRRIENTALTVEGIKYAVWSLDAQTLTVKYSVFKKEAADIAEKKIAAAGNDTEHYKADDTAYKNLPECCHYQRKQS, encoded by the coding sequence ATGAAAACGATAAAATTATTGTTTGCAATGCTGTTTGCATTTGCAACATTCCAAATTGCCAACGCACAAAGCGACAAAACACAAAGAACGATTGGCGTTAAAACTCAAACTGTCAAAGTATCCGGCACATGTGATATGGATAAACGCCGAATTGAAAACACAGCCTTAACTGTGGAAGGGATAAAATATGCTGTGTGGAGCTTAGATGCCCAAACACTTACTGTTAAGTACAGCGTGTTTAAAAAAGAGGCTGCAGATATTGCTGAAAAGAAAATAGCTGCTGCAGGTAATGATACAGAACATTATAAAGCAGATGATACAGCGTATAAAAATCTACCGGAGTGCTGCCATTATCAAAGAAAACAATCATAA
- a CDS encoding ArsR/SmtB family transcription factor, giving the protein MGATKSYEFSVKENKLAKYAKALAHPARVAILQFLATQSSCMCGDIVEELPLSQSTVSQHLKELKEAGLIKGSIDGAKVCYCIDVKEWKAAQVWLNKLFDSYKGCGECC; this is encoded by the coding sequence ATGGGAGCAACAAAATCATACGAGTTTAGTGTAAAAGAAAACAAGCTGGCAAAATATGCAAAAGCACTTGCCCACCCTGCAAGAGTTGCCATACTTCAATTTTTAGCAACCCAATCATCTTGCATGTGTGGAGATATAGTTGAAGAATTACCACTTTCTCAAAGTACCGTTTCGCAGCATTTAAAAGAATTGAAAGAAGCAGGCTTGATAAAAGGATCTATTGATGGTGCAAAAGTTTGTTATTGCATAGATGTGAAAGAATGGAAAGCTGCACAGGTTTGGTTAAACAAATTATTTGATAGCTATAAAGGTTGCGGTGAATGCTGCTAA